The proteins below are encoded in one region of Paenibacillus albus:
- the greA gene encoding transcription elongation factor GreA, translating to MAKEEVILTKDGYDKLQEELDDLKYVKRKELAARIKLAISYGDLKENSEYHSAKNDQSFMETRIIILEKMLATARVVEADPNMDRVQIGSTVILHDVEFDEKIEYQIVAPAEADVAENKISYESPLGKELIGKQIGASISVNAPMGVIAYKLLEIKAF from the coding sequence GGAGGAACTCGACGACCTCAAATACGTGAAGCGCAAGGAGCTTGCGGCGCGTATTAAGCTGGCAATCAGCTACGGCGACTTGAAGGAGAATAGCGAGTATCATTCCGCGAAGAACGACCAATCGTTCATGGAGACTCGCATTATTATTTTGGAGAAAATGCTTGCAACAGCGCGCGTCGTAGAAGCCGATCCGAACATGGACAGGGTACAAATTGGTTCGACGGTCATTCTGCACGATGTCGAGTTCGATGAGAAAATAGAGTACCAAATCGTCGCGCCGGCTGAAGCTGACGTGGCAGAGAACAAAATTTCCTACGAAAGCCCGCTTGGCAAAGAGTTGATCGGCAAACAAATCGGGGCTTCCATCAGCGTTAACGCTCCGATGGGCGTCATTGCCTACAAGCTGCTCGAGATCAAGGCGTTCTAA